The following coding sequences are from one Lolium rigidum isolate FL_2022 chromosome 6, APGP_CSIRO_Lrig_0.1, whole genome shotgun sequence window:
- the LOC124658800 gene encoding uncharacterized protein LOC124658800: MGDAPKSSSARRSWHTLFPDDAPTPTAPSSPPPALRTLPQSQSATNLISSPQLINKSPGQKMDEAKASQQPRAGDPSANEVVQEVEASANDRVQEEKEAPKTDLPASGPESTPLDVAAGDKKKAVAKGKVAGIRIWSVEDEFGILESLAAFVKAYGKPPGRSQLCEVVREHVVDKKEFTKTQIYEKVRGLRNKYYTMRTTAAASGAPPPGDADDLRKYDLSSKIWGDSLMLPKREIKENSSGQPLVRRKFEELRDMYPHLTLMVEEIAGGDRCFLKRAFEFIDDDTAHQLDAKLKKQRILKMKIHQDRTSITREVLSTLVEYMT, from the coding sequence ATGGGAGATGCGCCCAAGAGCAGCTCCGCCCGCCGCTCATGGCACACCCTCTTCCCCGATGATGCTCCCACACCCACCGCTCCCTCAAGCCCACCCCCAGCGCTCAGGACGCTCCCTCAGTCGCAGTCGGCCACCAATCTGATTTCATCCCCGCAGCTTATAAACAAGTCGCCGGGCCAGAAGATGGACGAGGCCAAAGCTTCTCAGCAGCCGCGCGCCGGTGATCCCTCCGCCAACGAAGTCGTACAGGAGGTGGAGGCCTCCGCCAATGACCGCGTccaggaggagaaggaggcgcCCAAGACCGATCTGCCCGCTTCTGGTCCGGAGAGCACCCCGCTGGATGTGGCTGCCGGTGACAAGAAAAAGGCCGTGGCAAAGGGGAAAGTGGCAGGCATTCGTATTTGGTCCGTGGAAGACGAGTTTGGCATCCTCGAGTCCCTCGCCGCGTTCGTCAAAGCTTATGGGAAACCTCCAGGTCGCTCCCAGCTGTGTGAAGTCGTCCGCGAGCACGTTGTTGACAAGAAAGAGTTCACCAAGACACAGATTTACGAGAAGGTCCGCGGGCTGAGGAACAAGTACTATACTATGCGGACCACTGCTGCTGCTTCTGGAGCACCACCACCTGGAGATGCTGATGACCTGCGCAAGTATGATCTATCCAGTAAAATTTGGGGTGATTCCCTGATGTTGCCCAAGCGTGAGATAAAAGAGAACAGCTCTGGCCAGCCGCTTGTCCGTAGGAAGTTTGAGGAACTCCGGGACATGTACCCTCACCTCACTCTAATGGTGGAGGAGATCGCTGGTGGTGACCGCTGCTTTCTGAAAAGGGCGTTTGAGTTTATTGATGACGATACAGCCCACCAGTTGGATGCCAAGTTGAAGAAACAACGGATTTTGAAAATGAAGATTCATCAGGACCGTACGAGTATCACGAGGGAGGTGCTTAGCACGCTTGTCGAATACATGACGTAA